The Xiphophorus hellerii strain 12219 chromosome 5, Xiphophorus_hellerii-4.1, whole genome shotgun sequence genome window below encodes:
- the fam193a gene encoding protein FAM193A isoform X2 yields MSPTDAKRGAKRRKNKRGGGSSCSAVCNSSSGKAGAPPALGCAGTATPASVVSFLTSGSTGNGNIGSSAGMNGEVKVNSSVTPQFAEGPVNAEFSGVLQTPFTFGLNQRAPYTAGDRCLLCRCERKDSVVPSEAGISGQNGMAQPAMAPSALQLPLWVCSDCRRTVEKEDRRTTLEQSLGSQDFLLHMPVSNGTLAQTAATADRFSTAAPTLPMLPAPDLAAPMPPDTVCSCETCNERREISAESERESQQLQNHWSEVRYLVRCIYRQTGTPLADDQDQPLERDKEGMKELVDRLCVKDPYQLYQRLEQQAREYVLEMKVRLLKHLSGGSKPAGPPGGAVAAPQGPPQAHQFVSLLLEEYNALCQAARTISSFLLTLENEHLQKFQVTWELHNKHLFENLVFSEPILQNCLPALIAQLKLGTASHDSYNEDMYRTLLERYQELQQELASVAAEWQECEKRIDDYVDEQLLFKVEGQSLTNQKTEPHKSLISKNTLKTKQRMLKEDWEFFKQRRFIEEQHPNSKKPSTGENNFTDTMRMLSSRLSIPDCPNCNYRRRCTCDDCSLSHILTCGIMDSSIAEDLHIKLPLQGEPHRDYLSEVHPPSLSSGSSASGSNSSSPITVQQHPRLILPEGDASTFISDDDEVPPVSSKFRNIYPMNSYEDSSVVSAAVNGLHRNINGDDVNAALKPGSPQITSSSSSSEGDEEEANIQAGGEPPGKQEVLSLGKTASPPPSYSHQQVEQVQHACECHMCNQDPNPSALGPAACLPPSRIHAVPPPTVGHQFFPDSKAPPAHPALHLYPHIHGHLPLQNFSRPLLHPTLYPPSPPLTHNKPLPPNPTSNHSAAKQPAFSTSLPDHVYQNCFGGTGGAGDWNTSLQCLSLKFENLWDAAVMKSWNPSVLLPECLPGEMLGPPLPDVPLPPTSIGLQGEHPPLPTPLPTSSSSSLSSSLSSSSSSSCSSSEAKEPKKTGAKKKCLYNFQDAFMETNRVVMATSAATSSVSCTATTVQSNDVFHSLGKDDHRQPMSAAPRNNSMGLSSLPSLSGPTLPPAPASHLPAMERMERPSFPKMAAPAPDFVDSHQGLCLPPAEPPVPSMDGPVSAPTSVCSDPDCEGHRCEGSGSYEHQPYDGEESPDEDSCSEHSSSTSTSTNQKEGKYCDCCYCEFFGHGGPPAAPTSRNYAEMREKLRLRLTKRKEVQPKREEQQPVIERDGGVEDHRRVEDLLQFINSADNKPASSTKAAKRARHKQKKMEEKARLEAEAREREEQQLLEEQRRRQEEEEAALQKELLRLQELQQHRAAKKKKKEKAKENTAPPQNNPQPLKQTAQNVLDNLQNGNSQLLQNLLRFPEQKEARLEPVRQPSFRCPVEKIHTPESTVRLFNGTSSTLGYKSKAKQSGKVLPCNSVSMRVLELPKSSDKVTKTNGTAPPTTADIKATRVRPAEITAATPTTEPRREERSNSRCVSGKRQQPEQPLTQIKDARTSPPMSNPSPSPPPASHFEPQQNGKPPTAESPQPKGKSKKSKKKKGDKMNTSIDDVFLPKDIDLDSTEMDETEREVEYFKRFCLDSARQTRQRLSINWSNFSLKKATFAAH; encoded by the exons ATGAGTCCAACCGATGCTAAACGGGGGGCTAAACGCAGGAAGAACAAGCGGGGCGGTGGCAGTAGCTGCAGTGCTGTCTGCAACAGCAGCAGTGGCAAGGCCGGGGCTCCACCGGCCCTGGGCTGTGCGGGAACAGCAACACCTGCCTCAGTCGTCAGCTTCCTCACATCTGGGAGTACAGGCAACGGGAATATCGGGTCCAGCGCGGGCATGAACGGAGAG GTCAAAGTGAACAGCAGCGTTACTCCTCAGTTTGCAGAAGGACCGGTGAACGCAGAGTTCTCCGGAGTTCTTCAG ACGCCGTTCACATTCGGCCTTAACCAGCGGGCGCCGTATACGGCTGGAGATCGCTGCCTCCTGTGCCGATGTGAGCGTAAAGACAGCGTTGTGCCTTCGGAGGCCGGCATCTCTGGTCAGAACGGCATGGCGCAGCCAGCCATGGCCCCCAGTGCCCTCCAGCTGCCTCTGTGGGTCTGCTCCGACTGCAGACGCACGGTGGAGAAGGAAGACAGACGTACGACTCTGGAGCAGTCGTTAGGG AGTCAGGACTTTCTGCTGCACATGCCTGTGAGTAATGGAACCCTGGCTCAGACTGCAGCCACAGCAGACAGGTTCAGCACTGCTGCGCCTACACTACCCATGCTCCCTGCGCCGGACCTCGCTGCTCCAATGCCTCCTGACACCGTGTGCAGCTGTGAAACCTGCAACGAGAGACG GGAGATCTCTGCTGAGTCGGAGCGGGAGtcgcagcagctgcagaaccaCTGGTCCGAGGTTCGCTACCTGGTGCGCTGCATCTACCGGCAGACGGGAACCCCACTAGCAGACGACCAGGACCAGCCCCTGGAGAGGGATAAGGAAGGCATGAAGGAGCTGGTGGACAG gctcTGTGTGAAAGATCCATATCAGCTCTACCAACGGTTGGAGCAGCAGGCCCGAGAATACGTCTTAGAAATGAAGGTGCGCCTTCTGAAGCACCTCTCTGGAGGCTCCAAGCCTGCAGGGCctccagggggcgctgtggcTGCACCTCAGGGTCCTCCTCAGGCCCACCAGTTcgtctctctgctgctggaggagtACAACGCTCTGTGTCAGGCTGCACGCACCATCAGCAGCTTCCTCCTCACTCTG GAGAATGAGCACCTGCAGAAGTTTCAGGTGACGTGGGAGCTGCACAACAAGCACCTTTTTGAGAACCTGGTGTTCTCTGAACCGATCCTGCAAAACTGTTTACCAGCACTTATTGCACAGCTGAA actTGGTACAGCCTCTCATGACTCGTATAATGAAGACATGTATCGGACGCTGTTGGAAAGATACCAGGAGCTGCAACAGGAGTTGGCTTCTGTGGCTGCTGAGTGGCAGGAGTGTGAGAAGAGGATTGATGATTATGTCGATGAGCAG TTACTTTTTAAGGTGGAAGGCCAGAGTCTGACCAACCAAAAAACAGAACCACACAAGTCCTTGATTAgcaaaaat actttaaagacaaaacagcGAATGCTAAAGGAGGACTGGGAGTTCTTCAAGCAGAGGAGGTTCATTGAAGAACAA caTCCCAACAGTAAAAAACCCTCCACTGGAGAAAACAACTTCACAGACACTATGAGGATGCTCTCATCTCGTCTTAGTATTCCAGATTGTCCAAACTGTAACTATAGAAGACG GTGCACATGTGATGACTGCAGCCTCTCCCACATCCTAACGTGTGGAATCATGGACTCATCCATCGCCGAGGACCTCCACATCAAGCTGCCCCTACAGGGGGAGCCACATCGGGACTACCTGTCAGAGGTGCACCCCCCCAGCCTCTCCTCAGGCAGTTCAGCCTCTGGCTCAAACTCCAGCTCTCCCATCACAGTTCAGCAGCATCCAAGGCTCATCTTACCTGAAGGGGATGCCAGCACCTT TAttagtgatgatgatgaagtgCCTCCAGTGTCCAGTAAGTTCAGGAACATTTACCCCATGAACAGCTATGAGGACAGCAGCGTGGTGTCGGCCGCTGTCAACGGACTTCACCGTAACATCAACGGGGACGACGTCAACGCAGCACTGAAGCCAGGG TCTCCTCAGAttaccagcagcagcagctcatcagAGGGCGATGAGGAGGAAGCTAATATTCAGGCAGGTGGGGAGCCCCCGGGGAAGCAGGAAGTACTTTCCCTGGGAAAAACGGCCAGTCCTCCACCCTCGTACAGCCATCAACAG GTAGAACAGGTCCAGCATGCCTGTGAGTGCCACATGTGCAACCAGGACCCAAACCCCTCGGCCCTGGGCCCCGCCGCCTGCCTGCCCCCCAGCCGGATCCACGCCGTGCCTCCTCCCACTGTCGGACACCAGTTCTTTCCAGACAGCAAGGCGCCCCCTGCACACCCTGCCCTCCACTTATACCCGCACATCCACGGCCACCTGCCCCTGCAGAACTTTTCCCGGCCCCTCCTCCACCCGACACTCTACCCACCCAGCCCACCTCTCACACACAACAAG cctCTGCCCCCAAACCCAACATCCAACCATTCAGCAGCCAAGCAGCCGGCATTCAGCACATCCTTACCGGACCACGTATACCAGAACTGCTTCGGTGGGACGGGCGGAGCGGGCGATTGGAATACCTCACTACAGTGCCTCTCTCTTAAGTTTGAAAATCTGTGGGATGCTGCTGTGATGAAGAGCTGGAACCCATCTGTGCTGCTGCCCGAATGTCTGCCAG GTGAAATGCTGGGACCTCCGCTCCCCGACGTGCCCCTGCCGCCAACATCCATTGGCCTCCAGGGGGAGCATCCCCCTCTGCCCACACCCCTGCCCACGTCTTCGTCGTCGTCGCTGTCCTCGTCGTTGtcatcgtcgtcgtcgtcgtcgtgcTCCTCTTCAGAAGCCAAAGAGCCGAAGAAGACTGGCGCCAAGAAGAAGTGTCTCTACAACTTCCAGGATGCcttcatggagaccaaccgggTGGTGATGGCCACGTCCGCCGCCACGTCCTCCGTGTCCTGCACTGCCACCACTGTCCAGTCAA aCGATGTATTTCACAGTTTAGGTAAAGACGATCACAGACAACCCATGTCAGCTGCTCCTAGGAACAACTCCATGGGACTGAGTTCTCTCCCTTCACTCTCTGGACCCACCCTCCCCCCAGCACCAGCCTCACACCTTCCTGCCATGGAAAGGATGGAGCGGCCATCCTTTCCAAAGATGGCCGCTCCGGCTCCAGACTTTGTGGATTCCCATCAGGGCCTTTGCCTCCCGCCTGCTGAGCCTCCAGTGCCCTCTATGGACGGTCCGGTCAGCGCCCCAACTAGTGTCTGCAG TGACCCTGACTGTGAAGGCCATCGGTGTGAAGGCAGCGGATCGTACGAACACCAGCCGTATGATGGAGAGGAGAGTCCAGATGAGGACAGCTGCTCCGAGcacagctcctccacctccacctccaccaaCCAGAAGGAAGGGAAGTACTGTGACTGCTGCTACTGCGAGTTCTTTGGGCACGGCGGG CCTCCAGCTGCTCCGACCAGCCGGAATTATGCAGAGATGAGAGAGAAGCTGCGCTTGCGTCTCACAAAGCGCAAGGAGGTACAGCCAAAGCGTGAGGAGCAACAGCCAGTAATAGAAAGAGACGGAGGGGTGGAGGACCACAGGCGGGTGGAGGACCTCCTCCAGTTCATTAACAGTGCAGACAACAAACCCGCATCCAGTACCAAGGCAGCCAAACGAGccagacataaacaaaaaaag ATGGAGGAGAAAGCTCGTCTGGAGGCAGAAGCGCGCGAAAGGGAGGAGCAGCAACTGCTTGAGGAGCAGCGGCGACgtcaggaagaggaagaggcgGCACTACAAAAGGAACTGTTACGGCTGCAGGAACTGCAGCAGCATCGTGCtgccaagaagaaaaagaaagagaaagcaaaGGAGAACACCGCTCCCCCTCAAAACAACCCACAGCCCCTCAAACAGACAGCTCAGAATGTCCTAGATAACCTTCAGAACGGAAACTCGCAGCTGCTTCAAAACCTTCTCCGCTTCCCAGAGCAGAAAGAAGCCAGATTAGAACCCGTACGCCAGCCCAGCTTCAGATGCCCCGTTGAGAAGATCCACACCCCCGAGTCCACCGTTAGGCTCTTCAACGGCACATCTTCCACCCTTGGCTATAAGAGTAAAGCCAAGCAGTCAGGGAAAGTGTTGCCATGCAACTCGGTGTCAATGAGAGTTCTAGAGTTGCCCAAGAGCTCGGACAAAGTTACAAAGACTAACGGCACCGCACCCCCCACTACAGCAGATATCAAAGCGACGCGAGTCAGGCCCGCTGAGATCACAGCTGCCACACCCACCACTGAACCACGCAGGGAGGAAAGGAGCAACAGCAGATGTGTCAGTGGAAAAAGGCAGCAACCAGAACAGCCCCTTACCCAAATCAAGGACGCCAGGACGAGTCCCCCCATGTCAAACCCCTCCCCGTCCCCCCCACCAGCCTCCCACTTCGAGCCCCAACAGAACGGCAAACCTCCCACTGCAGAGTCACCACAACCCAAAGGCAAGAGTAAGaaaagcaagaagaagaagggggaCAAGATGAACACCTCAATAG atGATGTATTCTTGCCCAAAGACATCGACCTTGATAGCACAGAAATGGATGAGACGGAGAGGGAGGTGGAGTATTtcaaaag
- the fam193a gene encoding protein FAM193A isoform X1 → MSPTDAKRGAKRRKNKRGGGSSCSAVCNSSSGKAGAPPALGCAGTATPASVVSFLTSGSTGNGNIGSSAGMNGEVKVNSSVTPQFAEGPVNAEFSGVLQTPFTFGLNQRAPYTAGDRCLLCRCERKDSVVPSEAGISGQNGMAQPAMAPSALQLPLWVCSDCRRTVEKEDRRTTLEQSLGSQDFLLHMPVSNGTLAQTAATADRFSTAAPTLPMLPAPDLAAPMPPDTVCSCETCNERREISAESERESQQLQNHWSEVRYLVRCIYRQTGTPLADDQDQPLERDKEGMKELVDRLCVKDPYQLYQRLEQQAREYVLEMKVRLLKHLSGGSKPAGPPGGAVAAPQGPPQAHQFVSLLLEEYNALCQAARTISSFLLTLENEHLQKFQVTWELHNKHLFENLVFSEPILQNCLPALIAQLKLGTASHDSYNEDMYRTLLERYQELQQELASVAAEWQECEKRIDDYVDEQLLFKVEGQSLTNQKTEPHKSLISKNTLKTKQRMLKEDWEFFKQRRFIEEQHPNSKKPSTGENNFTDTMRMLSSRLSIPDCPNCNYRRRCTCDDCSLSHILTCGIMDSSIAEDLHIKLPLQGEPHRDYLSEVHPPSLSSGSSASGSNSSSPITVQQHPRLILPEGDASTFISDDDEVPPVSSKFRNIYPMNSYEDSSVVSAAVNGLHRNINGDDVNAALKPGSPQITSSSSSSEGDEEEANIQAGGEPPGKQEVLSLGKTASPPPSYSHQQVEQVQHACECHMCNQDPNPSALGPAACLPPSRIHAVPPPTVGHQFFPDSKAPPAHPALHLYPHIHGHLPLQNFSRPLLHPTLYPPSPPLTHNKPLPPNPTSNHSAAKQPAFSTSLPDHVYQNCFGGTGGAGDWNTSLQCLSLKFENLWDAAVMKSWNPSVLLPECLPGEMLGPPLPDVPLPPTSIGLQGEHPPLPTPLPTSSSSSLSSSLSSSSSSSCSSSEAKEPKKTGAKKKCLYNFQDAFMETNRVVMATSAATSSVSCTATTVQSSNNPPIHLASKRPNTIDDVFHSLGKDDHRQPMSAAPRNNSMGLSSLPSLSGPTLPPAPASHLPAMERMERPSFPKMAAPAPDFVDSHQGLCLPPAEPPVPSMDGPVSAPTSVCSDPDCEGHRCEGSGSYEHQPYDGEESPDEDSCSEHSSSTSTSTNQKEGKYCDCCYCEFFGHGGPPAAPTSRNYAEMREKLRLRLTKRKEVQPKREEQQPVIERDGGVEDHRRVEDLLQFINSADNKPASSTKAAKRARHKQKKMEEKARLEAEAREREEQQLLEEQRRRQEEEEAALQKELLRLQELQQHRAAKKKKKEKAKENTAPPQNNPQPLKQTAQNVLDNLQNGNSQLLQNLLRFPEQKEARLEPVRQPSFRCPVEKIHTPESTVRLFNGTSSTLGYKSKAKQSGKVLPCNSVSMRVLELPKSSDKVTKTNGTAPPTTADIKATRVRPAEITAATPTTEPRREERSNSRCVSGKRQQPEQPLTQIKDARTSPPMSNPSPSPPPASHFEPQQNGKPPTAESPQPKGKSKKSKKKKGDKMNTSIDDVFLPKDIDLDSTEMDETEREVEYFKRFCLDSARQTRQRLSINWSNFSLKKATFAAH, encoded by the exons ATGAGTCCAACCGATGCTAAACGGGGGGCTAAACGCAGGAAGAACAAGCGGGGCGGTGGCAGTAGCTGCAGTGCTGTCTGCAACAGCAGCAGTGGCAAGGCCGGGGCTCCACCGGCCCTGGGCTGTGCGGGAACAGCAACACCTGCCTCAGTCGTCAGCTTCCTCACATCTGGGAGTACAGGCAACGGGAATATCGGGTCCAGCGCGGGCATGAACGGAGAG GTCAAAGTGAACAGCAGCGTTACTCCTCAGTTTGCAGAAGGACCGGTGAACGCAGAGTTCTCCGGAGTTCTTCAG ACGCCGTTCACATTCGGCCTTAACCAGCGGGCGCCGTATACGGCTGGAGATCGCTGCCTCCTGTGCCGATGTGAGCGTAAAGACAGCGTTGTGCCTTCGGAGGCCGGCATCTCTGGTCAGAACGGCATGGCGCAGCCAGCCATGGCCCCCAGTGCCCTCCAGCTGCCTCTGTGGGTCTGCTCCGACTGCAGACGCACGGTGGAGAAGGAAGACAGACGTACGACTCTGGAGCAGTCGTTAGGG AGTCAGGACTTTCTGCTGCACATGCCTGTGAGTAATGGAACCCTGGCTCAGACTGCAGCCACAGCAGACAGGTTCAGCACTGCTGCGCCTACACTACCCATGCTCCCTGCGCCGGACCTCGCTGCTCCAATGCCTCCTGACACCGTGTGCAGCTGTGAAACCTGCAACGAGAGACG GGAGATCTCTGCTGAGTCGGAGCGGGAGtcgcagcagctgcagaaccaCTGGTCCGAGGTTCGCTACCTGGTGCGCTGCATCTACCGGCAGACGGGAACCCCACTAGCAGACGACCAGGACCAGCCCCTGGAGAGGGATAAGGAAGGCATGAAGGAGCTGGTGGACAG gctcTGTGTGAAAGATCCATATCAGCTCTACCAACGGTTGGAGCAGCAGGCCCGAGAATACGTCTTAGAAATGAAGGTGCGCCTTCTGAAGCACCTCTCTGGAGGCTCCAAGCCTGCAGGGCctccagggggcgctgtggcTGCACCTCAGGGTCCTCCTCAGGCCCACCAGTTcgtctctctgctgctggaggagtACAACGCTCTGTGTCAGGCTGCACGCACCATCAGCAGCTTCCTCCTCACTCTG GAGAATGAGCACCTGCAGAAGTTTCAGGTGACGTGGGAGCTGCACAACAAGCACCTTTTTGAGAACCTGGTGTTCTCTGAACCGATCCTGCAAAACTGTTTACCAGCACTTATTGCACAGCTGAA actTGGTACAGCCTCTCATGACTCGTATAATGAAGACATGTATCGGACGCTGTTGGAAAGATACCAGGAGCTGCAACAGGAGTTGGCTTCTGTGGCTGCTGAGTGGCAGGAGTGTGAGAAGAGGATTGATGATTATGTCGATGAGCAG TTACTTTTTAAGGTGGAAGGCCAGAGTCTGACCAACCAAAAAACAGAACCACACAAGTCCTTGATTAgcaaaaat actttaaagacaaaacagcGAATGCTAAAGGAGGACTGGGAGTTCTTCAAGCAGAGGAGGTTCATTGAAGAACAA caTCCCAACAGTAAAAAACCCTCCACTGGAGAAAACAACTTCACAGACACTATGAGGATGCTCTCATCTCGTCTTAGTATTCCAGATTGTCCAAACTGTAACTATAGAAGACG GTGCACATGTGATGACTGCAGCCTCTCCCACATCCTAACGTGTGGAATCATGGACTCATCCATCGCCGAGGACCTCCACATCAAGCTGCCCCTACAGGGGGAGCCACATCGGGACTACCTGTCAGAGGTGCACCCCCCCAGCCTCTCCTCAGGCAGTTCAGCCTCTGGCTCAAACTCCAGCTCTCCCATCACAGTTCAGCAGCATCCAAGGCTCATCTTACCTGAAGGGGATGCCAGCACCTT TAttagtgatgatgatgaagtgCCTCCAGTGTCCAGTAAGTTCAGGAACATTTACCCCATGAACAGCTATGAGGACAGCAGCGTGGTGTCGGCCGCTGTCAACGGACTTCACCGTAACATCAACGGGGACGACGTCAACGCAGCACTGAAGCCAGGG TCTCCTCAGAttaccagcagcagcagctcatcagAGGGCGATGAGGAGGAAGCTAATATTCAGGCAGGTGGGGAGCCCCCGGGGAAGCAGGAAGTACTTTCCCTGGGAAAAACGGCCAGTCCTCCACCCTCGTACAGCCATCAACAG GTAGAACAGGTCCAGCATGCCTGTGAGTGCCACATGTGCAACCAGGACCCAAACCCCTCGGCCCTGGGCCCCGCCGCCTGCCTGCCCCCCAGCCGGATCCACGCCGTGCCTCCTCCCACTGTCGGACACCAGTTCTTTCCAGACAGCAAGGCGCCCCCTGCACACCCTGCCCTCCACTTATACCCGCACATCCACGGCCACCTGCCCCTGCAGAACTTTTCCCGGCCCCTCCTCCACCCGACACTCTACCCACCCAGCCCACCTCTCACACACAACAAG cctCTGCCCCCAAACCCAACATCCAACCATTCAGCAGCCAAGCAGCCGGCATTCAGCACATCCTTACCGGACCACGTATACCAGAACTGCTTCGGTGGGACGGGCGGAGCGGGCGATTGGAATACCTCACTACAGTGCCTCTCTCTTAAGTTTGAAAATCTGTGGGATGCTGCTGTGATGAAGAGCTGGAACCCATCTGTGCTGCTGCCCGAATGTCTGCCAG GTGAAATGCTGGGACCTCCGCTCCCCGACGTGCCCCTGCCGCCAACATCCATTGGCCTCCAGGGGGAGCATCCCCCTCTGCCCACACCCCTGCCCACGTCTTCGTCGTCGTCGCTGTCCTCGTCGTTGtcatcgtcgtcgtcgtcgtcgtgcTCCTCTTCAGAAGCCAAAGAGCCGAAGAAGACTGGCGCCAAGAAGAAGTGTCTCTACAACTTCCAGGATGCcttcatggagaccaaccgggTGGTGATGGCCACGTCCGCCGCCACGTCCTCCGTGTCCTGCACTGCCACCACTGTCCAGTCAAGTAATAACCCACCCATCCATCTAGCATCTAAAAGACCCAACACTATAG aCGATGTATTTCACAGTTTAGGTAAAGACGATCACAGACAACCCATGTCAGCTGCTCCTAGGAACAACTCCATGGGACTGAGTTCTCTCCCTTCACTCTCTGGACCCACCCTCCCCCCAGCACCAGCCTCACACCTTCCTGCCATGGAAAGGATGGAGCGGCCATCCTTTCCAAAGATGGCCGCTCCGGCTCCAGACTTTGTGGATTCCCATCAGGGCCTTTGCCTCCCGCCTGCTGAGCCTCCAGTGCCCTCTATGGACGGTCCGGTCAGCGCCCCAACTAGTGTCTGCAG TGACCCTGACTGTGAAGGCCATCGGTGTGAAGGCAGCGGATCGTACGAACACCAGCCGTATGATGGAGAGGAGAGTCCAGATGAGGACAGCTGCTCCGAGcacagctcctccacctccacctccaccaaCCAGAAGGAAGGGAAGTACTGTGACTGCTGCTACTGCGAGTTCTTTGGGCACGGCGGG CCTCCAGCTGCTCCGACCAGCCGGAATTATGCAGAGATGAGAGAGAAGCTGCGCTTGCGTCTCACAAAGCGCAAGGAGGTACAGCCAAAGCGTGAGGAGCAACAGCCAGTAATAGAAAGAGACGGAGGGGTGGAGGACCACAGGCGGGTGGAGGACCTCCTCCAGTTCATTAACAGTGCAGACAACAAACCCGCATCCAGTACCAAGGCAGCCAAACGAGccagacataaacaaaaaaag ATGGAGGAGAAAGCTCGTCTGGAGGCAGAAGCGCGCGAAAGGGAGGAGCAGCAACTGCTTGAGGAGCAGCGGCGACgtcaggaagaggaagaggcgGCACTACAAAAGGAACTGTTACGGCTGCAGGAACTGCAGCAGCATCGTGCtgccaagaagaaaaagaaagagaaagcaaaGGAGAACACCGCTCCCCCTCAAAACAACCCACAGCCCCTCAAACAGACAGCTCAGAATGTCCTAGATAACCTTCAGAACGGAAACTCGCAGCTGCTTCAAAACCTTCTCCGCTTCCCAGAGCAGAAAGAAGCCAGATTAGAACCCGTACGCCAGCCCAGCTTCAGATGCCCCGTTGAGAAGATCCACACCCCCGAGTCCACCGTTAGGCTCTTCAACGGCACATCTTCCACCCTTGGCTATAAGAGTAAAGCCAAGCAGTCAGGGAAAGTGTTGCCATGCAACTCGGTGTCAATGAGAGTTCTAGAGTTGCCCAAGAGCTCGGACAAAGTTACAAAGACTAACGGCACCGCACCCCCCACTACAGCAGATATCAAAGCGACGCGAGTCAGGCCCGCTGAGATCACAGCTGCCACACCCACCACTGAACCACGCAGGGAGGAAAGGAGCAACAGCAGATGTGTCAGTGGAAAAAGGCAGCAACCAGAACAGCCCCTTACCCAAATCAAGGACGCCAGGACGAGTCCCCCCATGTCAAACCCCTCCCCGTCCCCCCCACCAGCCTCCCACTTCGAGCCCCAACAGAACGGCAAACCTCCCACTGCAGAGTCACCACAACCCAAAGGCAAGAGTAAGaaaagcaagaagaagaagggggaCAAGATGAACACCTCAATAG atGATGTATTCTTGCCCAAAGACATCGACCTTGATAGCACAGAAATGGATGAGACGGAGAGGGAGGTGGAGTATTtcaaaag